A stretch of Malus sylvestris chromosome 11, drMalSylv7.2, whole genome shotgun sequence DNA encodes these proteins:
- the LOC126589076 gene encoding sodium-dependent phosphate transport protein 1, chloroplastic isoform X1 has protein sequence MNPRALLYSFSPKPNIVPPDISATKRSFGGDHARHQPPFRFRVRIRNREQYCCFVRVSSGGGGNRRSGKVFADVKSVDKFEKGLDKVVSGKGDLEVESAAEVSWLQEFPKRWVIVVLCFSAFLLCNMDRVNMSIAILPMSAEYNWNPATVGLIQSSFFWGYLLTQIAGGIWADTVGGKQVLAFGVIWWSIATILTPVAAKVGLPFLLVVRAFMGIGEGVAMPAMNNILSKWIPVAERSRSLALVYSGMYLGSVTGLAFSPFLIHQFGWPSVFYSFGSLGTVWFALWISKAHSSPLEDPELRPAEKKLILASSISKEPVKQIPWKLILSKAPVWALIVSHFCHNWGTFILLTWMPTYYNQVLKFNLTESGLFCVLPWLTMAFSANLGGWIADTLVSKGYSVTRVRKIMQTIGFLGPAFFLTQLSHINSPAMAVLCMACSQGTDAFSQSGLYSNHQDIAPRYSGVLLGMSNTAGVLAGVFGTASTGYILQHGSWDDVFKVSVGLYLVGTVVWNLFSTGEKIID, from the exons ATGAACCCCAGAGCGCTCCTTTACTCCTTCTCTCCGAAACCCAACATCGTCCCGCCCGATATTTCGGCCACCAAGAGAAGTTTCGGCGGCGATCACGCGAGACACCAACCGCCGTTTCGGTTTCGTGTGCGGATTCGGAACCGTGAGCAGTACTGCTGTTTTGTACGCGTTTCGAGCGGCGGCGGCGGTAACCGGAGGAGCGGTAAAGTGTTTGCGGATGTTAAATCGGTGGATAAGTTCGAGAAGGGGTTGGACAAGGTCGTTTCGGGGAAGGGGGATTTGGAGGTGGAGTCCGCGGCGGAGGTTTCGTGGTTACAAGAGTTTCCGAAACGATGGGTGATTGTCGTTTTGTGCTTTTCGGCTTTCCTTCTCTGCAACATGGACAGA GTAAATATGAGCATTGCAATACTACCCATGTCAGCAGAGTACAATTGGAACCCAGCAACTGTGGGTTTGATACAGTCTTCTTTCTTCTGGGGATACCTCCTCACTCAG ATTGCTGGTGGAATATGGGCAGACACAGTAGGTGGTAAGCAAGTATTGGCATTTGGAGTCATTTGGTGGTCCATTGCTACTATTCTCACTCCTGTTGCCGCTAAAGTTGGATTGCCTTTCCTACTCGTTGTTCGTGCATTCATGGGGATTGGTGAG GGTGTTGCTATGCCTGCAATGAATAATATACTGTCGAAATGGATTCCTGTAGCAGAGAGAAGTAGATCTTTGGCTCTGGTTTACAGTGGAATGTATCTTGGATCAGTCACCGGCTTGGCCTTTTCACCATTTCTAATACATCAGTTTGGATGGCCATCAGTCTTTTACTCCTTTGGTTCTCTGGGGACGGTCTGGTTCGCTCTATGGATAAGTAAG GCACACAGTTCACCTCTCGAGGATCCTGAGCTGCGACCAGCTGAGAAGAAGCTTATTCTTGCAAGTAGTATTTCCAAGGAACCTGTTAAACAGATTCCTTGGAAATTAATTTTGTCAAAAGCACCTGTTTGGGCCCTGATAGTGTCTCACTTCTGCCACAATTGGGGAACATTTATTCTTCTCACATGGATGCCAACTTACTATAACCAA GTACTGAAGTTCAATCTTACCGAATCAGGGCTATTCTGCGTCCTGCCCTGGCTAACAATGGCATTTTCTGCAAATCTTGGAGGGTGGATTGCAGACACTCTTGTCAGCAAGGGCTACTCTGTGACAAGGGTTCGGAAG ATTATGCAAACAATTGGGTTTCTGGGCCCTGCTTTCTTCCTAACACAGTTGAGCCATATTAATTCTCCTGCAATGGCTGTTCTATGCATGGCATGCAGTCAG GGAACTGATGCATTCTCGCAATCTGGTCTATATTCAAACCATCAAGATATCGCTCCACGATATTCT GGGGTATTGCTTGGTATGTCTAATACAGCCGGAGTGCTGGCAGGTGTCTTTGGAACGGCATCCACTGGTTACATTTTACAACACG GTTCTTGGGATGATGTATTCAAGGTTTCGGTAGGCCTTTACCTGGTCGGAACTGTTGTCTGGAATCTGTTCTCAACTGGCGAAAAGATCATAGATTAG
- the LOC126589076 gene encoding sodium-dependent phosphate transport protein 1, chloroplastic isoform X2 — MDRVNMSIAILPMSAEYNWNPATVGLIQSSFFWGYLLTQIAGGIWADTVGGKQVLAFGVIWWSIATILTPVAAKVGLPFLLVVRAFMGIGEGVAMPAMNNILSKWIPVAERSRSLALVYSGMYLGSVTGLAFSPFLIHQFGWPSVFYSFGSLGTVWFALWISKAHSSPLEDPELRPAEKKLILASSISKEPVKQIPWKLILSKAPVWALIVSHFCHNWGTFILLTWMPTYYNQVLKFNLTESGLFCVLPWLTMAFSANLGGWIADTLVSKGYSVTRVRKIMQTIGFLGPAFFLTQLSHINSPAMAVLCMACSQGTDAFSQSGLYSNHQDIAPRYSGVLLGMSNTAGVLAGVFGTASTGYILQHGSWDDVFKVSVGLYLVGTVVWNLFSTGEKIID, encoded by the exons ATGGACAGA GTAAATATGAGCATTGCAATACTACCCATGTCAGCAGAGTACAATTGGAACCCAGCAACTGTGGGTTTGATACAGTCTTCTTTCTTCTGGGGATACCTCCTCACTCAG ATTGCTGGTGGAATATGGGCAGACACAGTAGGTGGTAAGCAAGTATTGGCATTTGGAGTCATTTGGTGGTCCATTGCTACTATTCTCACTCCTGTTGCCGCTAAAGTTGGATTGCCTTTCCTACTCGTTGTTCGTGCATTCATGGGGATTGGTGAG GGTGTTGCTATGCCTGCAATGAATAATATACTGTCGAAATGGATTCCTGTAGCAGAGAGAAGTAGATCTTTGGCTCTGGTTTACAGTGGAATGTATCTTGGATCAGTCACCGGCTTGGCCTTTTCACCATTTCTAATACATCAGTTTGGATGGCCATCAGTCTTTTACTCCTTTGGTTCTCTGGGGACGGTCTGGTTCGCTCTATGGATAAGTAAG GCACACAGTTCACCTCTCGAGGATCCTGAGCTGCGACCAGCTGAGAAGAAGCTTATTCTTGCAAGTAGTATTTCCAAGGAACCTGTTAAACAGATTCCTTGGAAATTAATTTTGTCAAAAGCACCTGTTTGGGCCCTGATAGTGTCTCACTTCTGCCACAATTGGGGAACATTTATTCTTCTCACATGGATGCCAACTTACTATAACCAA GTACTGAAGTTCAATCTTACCGAATCAGGGCTATTCTGCGTCCTGCCCTGGCTAACAATGGCATTTTCTGCAAATCTTGGAGGGTGGATTGCAGACACTCTTGTCAGCAAGGGCTACTCTGTGACAAGGGTTCGGAAG ATTATGCAAACAATTGGGTTTCTGGGCCCTGCTTTCTTCCTAACACAGTTGAGCCATATTAATTCTCCTGCAATGGCTGTTCTATGCATGGCATGCAGTCAG GGAACTGATGCATTCTCGCAATCTGGTCTATATTCAAACCATCAAGATATCGCTCCACGATATTCT GGGGTATTGCTTGGTATGTCTAATACAGCCGGAGTGCTGGCAGGTGTCTTTGGAACGGCATCCACTGGTTACATTTTACAACACG GTTCTTGGGATGATGTATTCAAGGTTTCGGTAGGCCTTTACCTGGTCGGAACTGTTGTCTGGAATCTGTTCTCAACTGGCGAAAAGATCATAGATTAG
- the LOC126589075 gene encoding cytochrome P450 86A1-like, which yields METLPILSALFAATSVYLFWFYLLARKLTGPSVWPVVGSLPLLYSNRKQIHDWITSNLRATGGSATYQTCTLALPFVARKQGLYTVTSNPKNIEHILRARFDNYPKGPTWQAAFHDLLGEGIFNSDGETWLIQRKTAALEFTTRTLRQAMARWVNRTIRNRLWCILDKAERDHIAVDLQDLLLRLTFDNICGLTFGKDPETLSPDLPDNPFAKAFDNATEATLQRLLYPAFLWRIQKFFGLGAERQLEKSLKVVGDYMNDAVAARKLTPSDDLISRFMNKRDVDGNPFPSAVLQRIALNFVLAGRDTSSVALSWFFHLIMENPHIEEKIIAEISTVLKQTRGDDPRLWTEEPLAFDEADKLVYLKAALAETLRLYPSVPEDFKYVVKDDVLPDGTFVPAGSTVTYSIYSVGRMKSIWGEDCMEFKPERWISADGNRFEPPKDGYKFVAFNGGPRTCLGKDLAYLQMKSVVSAVLLRYRLSPVPGFRAQQKMSLTLFMKKGLQVHLHPRKLGVGPGHVAATSA from the exons ATGGAAACCCTACCAATTCTCTCCGCCCTATTTGCTGCCACATCCGTATACCTCTTCTGGTTCTACCTCTTGGCTAGAAAACTCACCGGCCCGAGCGTCTGGCCAGTTGTGGGCAGCCTTCCGTTACTCTACTCAAATCGGAAGCAAATCCACGATTGGATCACGAGCAACCTCCGCGCCACCGGCGGTTCCGCCACCTACCAAACATGCACGCTTGCTCTCCCCTTCGTGGCTCGCAAGCAAGGGTTGTACACCGTGACAAGCAACCCTAAAAACATCGAGCATATTCTCCGTGCCCGGTTCGATAATTATCCCAAGGGCCCGACGTGGCAGGCAGCTTTTCATGACCTTTTGGGGGAAGGGATATTCAACAGCGACGGAGAGACGTGGCTGATACAGAGGAAGACGGCTGCTTTGGAGTTCACGACGCGGACGTTGAGGCAGGCCATGGCTCGGTGGGTGAACCGGACGATCAGGAACCGgctttggtgcattttggataAGGCGGAGAGAGATCACATCGCGGTGGACTTGCAGGACCTTCTGCTTCGCTTGACATTCGACAACATTTGTGGACTCACATTCG GCAAGGACCCGGAAACGCTGTCGCCGGATCTACCCGACAACCCATTTGCAAAGGCTTTCGACAACGCCACTGAAGCCACCCTCCAGCGCCTCCTCTACCCCGCTTTCCTATGGAGAATCCAGAAGTTCTTCGGTCTCGGCGCCGAGCGACAGCTCGAGAAGAGCCTCAAAGTCGTTGGGGACTACATGAACGACGCCGTCGCCGCCCGCAAGTTGACACCGTCCGACGACCTCATTTCCCGCTTCATGAACAAGCGCGACGTTGACGGCAACCCATTCCCAAGCGCCGTCCTCCAGCGCATCGCTCTTAACTTCGTCCTCGCCGGCCGCGACACGTCGTCGGTGGCTCTCAGCTGGTTCTTCCACCTCATCATGGAAAATCCCCACATCGAGGAGAAAATCATCGCCGAGATCTCGACGGTGCTGAAACAGACACGTGGTGATGATCCGCGGCTATGGACGGAGGAGCCCTTGGCGTTCGACGAGGCGGATAAATTGGTTTACTTGAAGGCAGCGCTGGCTGAGACTTTACGACTATACCCCTCCGTGCCGGAGGATTTCAAATACGTCGTGAAAGACGACGTTCTGCCTGACGGGACTTTCGTGCCGGCCGGTTCGACGGTGACGTATTCGATTTACTCGGTGGGGAGGATGAAGAGCATTTGGGGTGAGGATTGCATGGAGTTTAAACCGGAAAGGTGGATCTCGGCCGACGGGAACCGGTTCGAACCGCCCAAGGACGGTTACAAGTTCGTGGCGTTCAATGGTGGACCGAGGACTTGTTTGGGGAAGGACTTGGCTTACCTGCAGATGAAATCGGTGGTTTCCGCCGTGCTTTTGCGTTACCGGCTGTCTCCAGTTCCCGGTTTCCGGGCCCAGCAGAAGATGTCGCTCACGCTCTTCATGAAGAAGGGGCTTCAGGTGCATTTGCATCCACGTAAGCTAGGTGTTGGGCCAGGTCATGTGGCTGCCACCTCAGCATAG
- the LOC126589086 gene encoding uncharacterized protein LOC126589086: MASLTMVFPPVVTGRATGQVYAATEAKGGSKQEKGPFDWILGGLAKEDQLLEVDPILKKVEDKNGSVSGGKGTVAVPPKKKQGGFGGLFAKKD, from the coding sequence ATGGCTTCCTTGACAATGGTCTTTCCTCCGGTGGTGACTGGCAGAGCAACCGGCCAAGTGTACGCTGCAACGGAGGCCAAGGGAGGAAGCAAACAAGAGAAGGGTCCGTTTGATTGGATTCTCGGAGGGCTAGCAAAGGAGGACCAGCTGCTGGAGGTTGATCCAATCCTGAAGAAGGTTGAGGACAAGAATGGTTCCGTCAGCGGCGGCAAGGGCACTGTGGCTGTGCCGCCGAAGAAGAAGCAGGGTGGCTTTGGAGGCCTTTTTGCCAAGAAGGACTGA
- the LOC126589083 gene encoding josephin-like protein: protein MATDTNSQIYHERQKLQFCLLHSLNNLFQKKDAFTRSSLNEIAEKLMLEEPNKEKWTPFSVLFKPHHNSLTGNYDINVLIAALEDKGKNVVWHDRRNGASSIDLDGPEDANLMGILLNVPVRMFAGLWKSRHWVTLRKIGGVWYNLDSELVAPEVFEDAEKVREFLDYMIGHGGEVLLVMNNK, encoded by the exons ATGGCGACCGACACCAATTCCCAAATCTACCACGAGCGGCAGAAGCTACAGTTTTGCCTCTTGCACTCGCTCAACAATCTTTTCCAG AAAAAAGATGCATTTACTCGATCAAGCCTGAATGAGATTGCTGAAAAACTTATGCTTGAAGAACCCAACAAGGAAAAATGGACACCCTTTTCTGTGCTCTTTAAACCCCATCATAATTCACTCACTGGAAACTATGACATAAATGTGCTAATTGCTGCTTTAGAAGACAAGGGGAAGAATGTGGTTTGGCATGATCGGCGTAATGGGGCATCTTCAATTGATCTAGATGGGCCTGAAGATGCTAATTTGATGGGtattctgcttaatgttcctgtTAGAATGTTTGCCGGGTTGTGGAAAAGTAGGCATTGGGTAACGTTGAGGAAGATTGGTGGGGTTTGGTACAATTTGGATAGCGAACTTGTTGCTCCTGAGGTCTTTGAAGATGCTGAAAAGGTTAGAGAATTCTTGGATTACATGATTGGACATGGTGGAGAAGTTTTGCTTGTTATGAATAATAAatag
- the LOC126589082 gene encoding josephin-like protein, translating into MSTDSSSQVYHERQKLQFCLLHSLNNLFQTKDAFTRSSLNEVAEKLVVEEPNKEKWTPFSVLFKPHHNSLTGNYDINVLIAALEDKGKNVVWHDRRNGASKIDLDGPEDANLMGILLNVPVRMFAGLWKSRHWVTLRKIGGVWYNLDSDLVAPAAFEDAEKVREFLDYMIGHGGEVLLVMNNK; encoded by the exons ATGTCGACCGACAGCAGCTCCCAAGTCTACCACGAGCGGCAGAAGCTACAGTTTTGCCTCTTGCACTCGCTCAACAATCTTTTCCAG ACAAAAGATGCATTTACTCGATCAAGCCTGAATGAGGTTGCTGAAAAACTTGTGGTTGAAGAACCCAACAAGGAAAAATGGACACCCTTTTCTGTGCTCTTTAAACCCCATCATAATTCACTCACTGGAAACTATGACATAAATGTGCTAATTGCTGCTTTAGAAGACAAGGGGAAGAATGTGGTTTGGCACGATCGGCGTAATGGGGCGTCTAAGATTGATCTAGACGGGCCTGAAGATGCTAATTTGATGGGtattctgcttaatgttccggTTAGAATGTTTGCCGGATTGTGGAAAAGTAGGCATTGGGTAACGTTGAGGAAGATTGGTGGGGTTTGGTACAATTTGGATAGCGATCTTGTTGCTCCTGCGGCCTTTGAAGATGCTGAAAAGGTTAGAGAATTCTTGGATTACATGATTGGACATGGTGGAGAAGTTTTGCTTGTTATGAATAATAAATAG
- the LOC126589079 gene encoding 50S ribosomal protein L4, chloroplastic-like isoform X2: MATSAASLSLSFFNSSIFLPSSSHKPLSALAPKNSLKTSKPLSVSAELATLPVLSFTGDKVGETFLDLKSALPDTARAVVHRAIITDLQNKRRGTASTLTRAEVSGGGRKPYPQKKTGRARQGSTRTPLRPGGGVVFGPKPRDWSIKINRKEKRLAISTAVASAAENTIVVEDFSDEFEKLEKPKTTEFIAAMKRWGLDPKEKTTFLVTEVANNVRLSSRNIGTLKMLTPRTLNLFDILNADKLIMTPEIVDYLNARYGVDYDGETEDEEEEEEEGGVEGTAADESSDAAE, encoded by the exons ATGGCGACTTCCGCAGCGTCCTTATCACTCTCCTTCTTCAACTCCTCAATCTTCCTCCCCTCCTCCTCCCACAAACCCCTCTCTGCCCTCGCACCGAAAAATTCTCTCAAAACCTCTAAACCCCTCTCCGTCTCCGCCGAGCTCGCCACCCTCCCAGTCCTCTCCTTCACGGGCGACAAAGTTGGGGAAACTTTCCTAGACCTCAAGTCCGCGCTCCCCGACACCGCGCGCGCCGTCGTCCACCGCGCCATCATCACGGACCTCCAGAACAAGCGCCGCGGCACAGCATCCACCCTCACCCGCGCGGAGGTCAGCGGAGGAGGGAGAAAACCTTACCCGCAGAAGAAGACGGGTCGGGCCCGCCAGGGGTCGACTCGAACCCCGCTACGACCCGGCGGAGGGGTCGTGTTCGGACCCAAGCCCAGGGATTGGAGCATCAAGATCAATCGGAAGGAGAAGCGGCTGGCGATTTCGACGGCGGTGGCGAGCGCCGCGGAGAACACGATCGTGGTGGAGGATTTCAGCGACGAGTTCGAGAAGCTTGAGAAGCCGAAGACGACGGAGTTTATAGCGGCGATGAAGCGGTGGGGTTTGGACCCGAAGGAGAAGACGACGTTTCTGGTGACGGAGGTGGCGAACAATGTGAGGCTTTCGAGCAGAAATATTGGGACTTTGAAGATGCTGACGCCGAGGACTTTGAAtttgtttgatattttgaatGCGGATAAGTTGATCATGACGCCGGAGATTGTGGATTATCTGAATGCAAGGTACGGGGTTGATTACGACGGCGAGACAGAggacgaggaggaggaggaagaagaaggaggagttGAAG GGACGGCAGCAGATGAGAGTTCTGATGCAGCCGAGTGA
- the LOC126589079 gene encoding 50S ribosomal protein L4, chloroplastic-like isoform X1: MATSAASLSLSFFNSSIFLPSSSHKPLSALAPKNSLKTSKPLSVSAELATLPVLSFTGDKVGETFLDLKSALPDTARAVVHRAIITDLQNKRRGTASTLTRAEVSGGGRKPYPQKKTGRARQGSTRTPLRPGGGVVFGPKPRDWSIKINRKEKRLAISTAVASAAENTIVVEDFSDEFEKLEKPKTTEFIAAMKRWGLDPKEKTTFLVTEVANNVRLSSRNIGTLKMLTPRTLNLFDILNADKLIMTPEIVDYLNARYGVDYDGETEDEEEEEEEGGVEGEGTAADESSDAAE, from the exons ATGGCGACTTCCGCAGCGTCCTTATCACTCTCCTTCTTCAACTCCTCAATCTTCCTCCCCTCCTCCTCCCACAAACCCCTCTCTGCCCTCGCACCGAAAAATTCTCTCAAAACCTCTAAACCCCTCTCCGTCTCCGCCGAGCTCGCCACCCTCCCAGTCCTCTCCTTCACGGGCGACAAAGTTGGGGAAACTTTCCTAGACCTCAAGTCCGCGCTCCCCGACACCGCGCGCGCCGTCGTCCACCGCGCCATCATCACGGACCTCCAGAACAAGCGCCGCGGCACAGCATCCACCCTCACCCGCGCGGAGGTCAGCGGAGGAGGGAGAAAACCTTACCCGCAGAAGAAGACGGGTCGGGCCCGCCAGGGGTCGACTCGAACCCCGCTACGACCCGGCGGAGGGGTCGTGTTCGGACCCAAGCCCAGGGATTGGAGCATCAAGATCAATCGGAAGGAGAAGCGGCTGGCGATTTCGACGGCGGTGGCGAGCGCCGCGGAGAACACGATCGTGGTGGAGGATTTCAGCGACGAGTTCGAGAAGCTTGAGAAGCCGAAGACGACGGAGTTTATAGCGGCGATGAAGCGGTGGGGTTTGGACCCGAAGGAGAAGACGACGTTTCTGGTGACGGAGGTGGCGAACAATGTGAGGCTTTCGAGCAGAAATATTGGGACTTTGAAGATGCTGACGCCGAGGACTTTGAAtttgtttgatattttgaatGCGGATAAGTTGATCATGACGCCGGAGATTGTGGATTATCTGAATGCAAGGTACGGGGTTGATTACGACGGCGAGACAGAggacgaggaggaggaggaagaagaaggaggagttGAAGGTGAAG GGACGGCAGCAGATGAGAGTTCTGATGCAGCCGAGTGA